One part of the Streptococcus sp. oral taxon 431 genome encodes these proteins:
- the ffh gene encoding signal recognition particle protein has product MAFENLTERLQNVFKNLRKKGKITESNIQEATKEIRLALLEADVALPVVKDFIKKVRERAIGHEVIDTLNPAQQIIKIVNEELTEVLGSDTAEIVKSPKIPTIIMMVGLQGAGKTTFAGKLANKLKREEDARPLMIAADIYRPAAIDQLKTLGQQIDVPVFALGTEVPAVEIVRQGLEQAKANHNDYVLIDTAGRLQIDELLMNELRDVKALAQPNEILLVIDAMIGQEAANVAREFNAQLEVTGVILTKIDGDTRGGAALSVRHITGKPIKFTGTGEKITDIETFHPDRMASRILGMGDMLTLIEKASQEYDEQKAIEMAEKMRENTFDFNDFIDQLDQVQNMGPMEDLLKMIPGMANNPALQNMKVDEKQIARKRAIVSSMTPEERENPDLLTPSRRRRIAAGSGNTFIEVNKFIKDFNQAKQLMQGVMSGDMNKMMKQMGINPNNLPKNMPGGMDMSALEGMMGQGGMPDLSALGGAGMPDMSQMFGGGLKGKIGEFAMKQSMKRMANKMKKAKKKRK; this is encoded by the coding sequence ATGGCATTTGAAAATTTAACAGAACGTTTGCAGAACGTTTTTAAAAACCTACGTAAAAAAGGAAAAATCACAGAGAGTAATATCCAAGAAGCAACCAAGGAAATCCGTCTGGCTCTTTTAGAAGCCGACGTTGCTCTTCCTGTAGTCAAGGACTTTATCAAAAAGGTTCGCGAACGTGCGATTGGGCATGAGGTTATTGACACCCTCAATCCAGCCCAACAAATCATCAAGATTGTCAATGAAGAATTGACGGAAGTTCTTGGTTCAGACACTGCTGAGATTGTCAAGTCACCAAAAATCCCAACCATTATCATGATGGTCGGTTTGCAGGGGGCTGGTAAAACAACTTTTGCAGGTAAACTTGCTAACAAACTTAAAAGGGAAGAGGATGCTCGTCCTTTGATGATTGCGGCCGATATCTATCGTCCTGCTGCTATTGACCAGTTGAAAACACTTGGACAACAGATTGATGTTCCCGTATTTGCTCTTGGTACTGAAGTTCCTGCAGTTGAGATTGTTCGCCAAGGTTTGGAGCAAGCGAAAGCTAACCATAACGACTATGTCTTGATCGATACGGCCGGTCGTTTGCAAATTGATGAACTTCTCATGAATGAGCTCCGTGATGTTAAAGCACTTGCTCAACCAAATGAGATTCTCTTGGTCATCGATGCCATGATTGGTCAGGAAGCTGCAAACGTTGCGCGTGAATTCAACGCTCAGTTAGAAGTTACTGGTGTCATCCTTACAAAGATTGATGGTGATACTCGTGGTGGTGCTGCCCTTTCTGTTCGTCACATCACTGGAAAACCAATCAAGTTCACTGGTACTGGTGAAAAGATTACCGACATTGAAACCTTCCACCCTGATCGTATGGCTAGCCGTATTCTCGGTATGGGGGATATGCTGACTCTGATTGAGAAAGCTTCCCAAGAATACGATGAGCAAAAAGCCATTGAAATGGCTGAAAAGATGCGAGAAAACACCTTTGATTTCAACGATTTCATCGATCAGTTGGATCAGGTGCAAAATATGGGACCAATGGAAGATTTGCTCAAGATGATTCCAGGTATGGCCAACAATCCTGCCCTTCAAAATATGAAGGTGGATGAAAAACAAATTGCTCGTAAACGTGCCATCGTCTCTTCTATGACTCCTGAAGAACGTGAAAACCCAGACTTGCTTACTCCAAGTCGCCGTCGTCGTATCGCTGCCGGTTCTGGTAATACCTTTATCGAAGTCAACAAGTTCATCAAGGACTTCAACCAAGCTAAACAACTCATGCAAGGTGTCATGTCTGGTGACATGAACAAGATGATGAAACAGATGGGCATCAACCCTAACAATCTTCCTAAAAATATGCCTGGGGGTATGGATATGTCAGCCCTTGAAGGTATGATGGGACAAGGTGGTATGCCTGACTTGTCAGCTCTTGGTGGAGCAGGAATGCCAGATATGAGCCAGATGTTCGGTGGAGGTCTCAAGGGCAAAATCGGGGAATTTGCCATGAAGCAATCCATGAAACGCATGGCCAATAAAATGAAAAAAGCTAAGAAAAAACGCAAATAA
- the rnc gene encoding ribonuclease III yields MKELESVLQDRFELVFADKSLLETAFTHTSYANEHRLLKISHNERLEFLGDAVLQLLISEYLFKKYPKKPEGDLSKLRAMIVREESLAGFARDCQFDQFIKLGKGEEKSGGRNRDTILGDAFEAFLGALLLDKDIKTVKTFIYQVMIPKVEAGDFEMIKDYKTHLQELLQVNGDVDIRYQVISEIGPAHDKMFEVEVLVEGQSLGSGKGRSKKLAEQEAAKNAVEKGLDSCI; encoded by the coding sequence ATGAAAGAATTAGAATCAGTGTTACAAGACCGTTTTGAGCTTGTTTTTGCAGATAAAAGCTTACTTGAAACAGCTTTTACCCATACCAGTTATGCCAATGAGCACCGCCTCTTAAAAATTTCACACAATGAACGCTTGGAATTTTTAGGAGACGCTGTTCTGCAATTATTGATTTCAGAATATCTGTTTAAAAAATACCCTAAAAAACCAGAAGGGGACCTGTCAAAACTACGAGCTATGATTGTCCGTGAGGAGAGTTTGGCTGGTTTTGCCCGTGATTGTCAGTTTGACCAGTTTATCAAGCTTGGTAAGGGTGAGGAAAAATCGGGAGGCCGTAACCGAGATACGATCTTGGGCGACGCCTTTGAAGCCTTTTTGGGTGCCCTGCTTTTAGATAAGGATATAAAAACTGTTAAAACCTTTATCTACCAAGTCATGATTCCAAAGGTTGAAGCTGGCGATTTTGAGATGATCAAGGATTATAAGACTCACCTTCAAGAATTGCTCCAAGTTAATGGTGATGTTGATATTCGTTATCAAGTGATTTCAGAGATTGGGCCAGCCCATGATAAGATGTTTGAAGTTGAAGTCCTTGTTGAGGGGCAAAGTCTAGGTTCAGGTAAAGGACGCTCTAAAAAATTGGCCGAGCAGGAAGCCGCTAAAAATGCAGTTGAGAAAGGGCTGGATTCATGTATTTAA
- a CDS encoding putative DNA-binding protein codes for MEIEKTNRMNALFEFYAALLTDKQMNYIELYYADDYSLAEIAEEFGVSRQAVYDNIKRTEKILEDYEMKLHMYSDYIVRSQIFDQILERYPEDTFLQEQIEILTSIDNRE; via the coding sequence ATGGAAATTGAAAAAACCAATCGAATGAATGCTCTGTTTGAATTTTATGCAGCCCTTTTGACTGATAAGCAGATGAACTATATCGAACTCTACTATGCAGACGACTATAGTTTGGCTGAAATCGCTGAAGAATTCGGCGTTAGTCGCCAGGCTGTTTATGACAATATCAAACGTACAGAAAAGATACTGGAAGATTATGAAATGAAGCTCCATATGTACTCTGACTACATTGTTCGCAGTCAGATTTTTGATCAGATTTTGGAGCGTTATCCAGAGGATACTTTTCTGCAAGAGCAAATTGAGATTTTGACCAGTATTGATAATAGGGAGTAA